A region of Planococcus sp. MSAK28401 DNA encodes the following proteins:
- a CDS encoding cell wall-binding repeat-containing protein, which yields MKQVKMGIGIALLAAAGGVGMFTQEALASETEYRELVKLPDGIKAAEFSVVDKQIIAVLENQMEAQAIVSYDAEGNELWRKELAGARYAIDDQSFVMISGNEVSVHDLVDGKESASFALPDGFRMSSSGAELALESGHVIITGNLGAQMLVHKLDGPPVADIAGGDLRQAVISTGYLMYFDGSVLHGFSLLKGKNWKSDNVLEPYTVKDGIVYYIKAPNEELDAPTLVARSLDEAKVKYEKALPASEEVRLAGADSNGAIVEFVDSEEWAFLNAKGGERLRQPIRSASFRALEDRYRPVVTESSLSHQQQNDHRLLLLQEQGTSALGNSYHLGALQVMAPNGGFNKVLEHSVEAAALSPSGGAVVLGGGSLKFYDANGNQVAQESVPSGSELLTSINDTVYVYGGSGIAAFSGEPEPKAAAVTKISGDDGYETAALLSEAVWDSAETVVLATGESFADALSGAPLAYLEGGPLLFTEKGRLNASAKAEIERLGVKKAIILGGAPVISDAQLEALSLMNVETERIGGVNRYETAALVSERIDSVGAVVADGATFKDVSLASVFAAQNQYPILLSKGNRLPRETTEAMAGRSDIVLAADRLSIEARTKEEDAKRRMAVLAPASSFTDALSAATAAARRNASLYLVDDGGLTEELKWQLAQYESFLVVDSEDLIDAEMVRSLEALVD from the coding sequence ATGAAACAGGTCAAAATGGGAATAGGCATAGCCTTGCTCGCAGCGGCGGGGGGAGTGGGCATGTTTACGCAAGAAGCACTTGCCTCAGAAACAGAATACCGGGAACTGGTTAAGCTTCCAGACGGCATCAAAGCGGCCGAGTTTTCCGTTGTGGACAAACAAATCATAGCGGTGCTCGAGAACCAGATGGAAGCGCAGGCAATCGTCAGCTATGACGCAGAGGGCAATGAATTATGGCGCAAGGAGCTAGCAGGAGCCCGTTATGCAATTGACGATCAGTCGTTTGTCATGATATCCGGCAATGAAGTGTCGGTTCATGATTTAGTGGACGGCAAAGAATCAGCATCGTTTGCTCTTCCGGATGGCTTTCGCATGAGCAGTTCTGGGGCGGAGCTCGCGCTCGAGTCGGGACATGTCATCATCACTGGCAATCTCGGGGCGCAAATGCTTGTGCATAAACTCGACGGCCCGCCGGTTGCAGATATAGCGGGGGGCGATTTGCGGCAAGCAGTTATTTCAACTGGGTATTTGATGTATTTTGATGGTTCGGTACTTCATGGATTCTCACTTTTAAAAGGCAAGAATTGGAAGTCGGACAACGTACTGGAACCATACACAGTAAAAGACGGAATCGTCTACTATATAAAAGCGCCGAACGAAGAGCTGGATGCGCCGACACTGGTGGCGCGCTCGCTGGATGAAGCAAAAGTGAAATATGAGAAAGCTTTGCCGGCGTCAGAAGAAGTGAGGCTAGCCGGGGCCGATTCCAACGGGGCGATTGTCGAGTTTGTGGATTCCGAAGAATGGGCTTTTTTAAATGCAAAGGGGGGCGAACGCCTGCGCCAGCCAATTCGCTCGGCATCATTCCGTGCACTTGAGGACCGCTACCGGCCGGTCGTGACTGAATCCTCACTGAGCCATCAGCAGCAAAACGATCATCGCTTACTATTGCTTCAGGAGCAAGGGACAAGTGCGCTCGGCAATTCGTATCATCTCGGTGCTTTGCAAGTGATGGCGCCAAACGGTGGGTTCAATAAAGTGCTGGAGCATTCCGTTGAAGCGGCGGCGCTGTCTCCGTCTGGCGGTGCTGTGGTGCTTGGCGGCGGGAGTTTGAAGTTCTATGATGCAAATGGAAACCAAGTGGCACAGGAGAGCGTGCCTTCAGGCAGTGAACTGCTCACTTCTATAAATGACACCGTATATGTCTATGGCGGCAGCGGCATCGCGGCGTTCAGTGGAGAGCCCGAACCGAAAGCGGCAGCAGTGACGAAAATCAGCGGCGATGATGGCTACGAAACGGCAGCCCTCTTGTCAGAGGCAGTATGGGATTCGGCAGAAACCGTAGTGCTCGCCACAGGTGAAAGTTTTGCGGATGCTTTATCCGGTGCGCCACTGGCCTATTTGGAAGGCGGGCCGTTGCTGTTTACTGAAAAAGGGCGGCTAAACGCCTCGGCGAAAGCGGAAATCGAGCGTCTCGGGGTAAAAAAGGCCATTATTCTTGGCGGTGCGCCGGTCATTTCAGATGCGCAGCTAGAAGCATTGTCTTTGATGAACGTGGAAACCGAGCGGATCGGTGGCGTCAATCGCTATGAAACAGCGGCATTGGTATCGGAACGCATTGATTCTGTGGGCGCTGTCGTTGCGGATGGGGCGACGTTCAAAGATGTCTCGCTGGCTTCAGTCTTCGCGGCGCAGAATCAATACCCAATTCTGCTATCAAAAGGCAACCGCCTGCCGCGCGAGACGACCGAAGCGATGGCGGGACGCAGCGATATCGTGCTTGCTGCTGACCGGTTGTCGATCGAAGCCCGCACAAAAGAAGAAGATGCAAAGCGCCGCATGGCTGTTTTAGCTCCGGCATCGAGTTTCACCGATGCTTTGTCTGCGGCGACTGCTGCAGCGAGACGGAATGCTTCACTGTATTTGGTAGATGATGGCGGCTTGACTGAAGAATTGAAGTGGCAACTTGCGCAGTATGAATCGTTTTTGGTCGTCGATTCGGAAGACTTGATCGATGCAGAAATGGTCCGTTCACTCGAAGCGCTTGTCGATTGA
- a CDS encoding PH domain-containing protein, translating into MTFRSKIDSFFIRFILSALLIIAAVSFIPLFFEGAPFSAFVIVTVTFSVATALILWIAFAIRYVFLENHLLVKAGPFRSRIPYDSISKVTATRDIFTGYRLLSSRDALELINNKTILGTVKISPENQGAFIAELKKRCPDLKVDEKIS; encoded by the coding sequence ATGACTTTTCGTTCGAAAATTGACTCGTTTTTTATCCGTTTCATCCTGTCGGCACTCCTGATCATCGCTGCAGTCTCGTTTATTCCGCTATTTTTTGAAGGTGCTCCATTTTCAGCTTTCGTGATCGTCACGGTTACTTTCTCCGTAGCCACTGCCCTTATTCTGTGGATCGCTTTCGCCATCCGCTATGTCTTTCTGGAAAATCATCTTCTCGTAAAAGCCGGCCCTTTCAGAAGCCGCATCCCTTACGACAGCATCTCGAAAGTCACTGCGACACGCGATATTTTCACGGGCTACCGCCTATTGTCGTCGCGGGATGCGCTCGAACTGATCAACAACAAAACAATATTGGGAACGGTGAAAATCTCGCCCGAAAACCAAGGTGCTTTTATTGCCGAGCTGAAAAAGCGGTGTCC
- a CDS encoding VanZ family protein, whose amino-acid sequence MKKQLLAWLWPALWMVLIFILSHQPAGVSGGISSEIVRQVFEAVASFIPVEFETLHTLFRKSAHFFAYLVLGILFARALEKNGMASGRAALWAFALSALYAASDEFHQLFIPGRSGEIRDVLIDSAGAATGLLCYWLFAKIKWQHDKKAETNW is encoded by the coding sequence ATGAAAAAGCAATTGCTGGCCTGGCTGTGGCCGGCCCTATGGATGGTTCTTATATTTATCTTATCGCATCAACCAGCCGGCGTGTCCGGCGGCATCAGTTCGGAAATCGTCCGGCAAGTGTTCGAAGCCGTGGCATCATTCATCCCGGTGGAGTTCGAAACGCTTCATACCTTATTCCGAAAAAGCGCGCATTTCTTTGCCTATCTTGTGCTGGGGATATTGTTTGCCCGAGCGCTTGAAAAAAACGGAATGGCTTCAGGGCGAGCAGCATTGTGGGCATTCGCCTTAAGTGCGCTGTATGCTGCTTCCGATGAATTCCATCAATTATTCATTCCGGGGCGTAGTGGGGAAATTCGCGATGTCTTGATCGACAGTGCAGGGGCAGCGACAGGTTTGTTATGCTACTGGCTATTCGCGAAAATTAAATGGCAACACGATAAGAAGGCCGAAACCAACTGGTAA